A genomic region of Zea mays cultivar B73 chromosome 6, Zm-B73-REFERENCE-NAM-5.0, whole genome shotgun sequence contains the following coding sequences:
- the LOC103631276 gene encoding E3 ubiquitin-protein ligase RGLG2 isoform X1, with translation MGQKDSKPSHGYGYSSYDYGSASSGYTSRNTGNSSSSYSVRYAPSSENSVQPETHARLQRKYSKIGDDYRSLSQVTEALAQAGLESSNLIVGIDFTKSNEWTGKISFNRRCLHDIGNTPNPYEQAISIIGRTLSAFDEDNLIPCFGFGDASTHDQEVFSFYPENRPCNGFEEALDRYREIVPTLRLAGPTSFAPMIETAIGIVDSTGGQYHVLLIIADGQVTRSVDTQSGQLSPQERDTIDAIVRASQFPLSIVLVGVGDGPWDMMHQFDDNIPARSFDNFQFVNFTEIMSKSIAADRKEAEFALSALMEIPTQYKATIDLQLLGRRQRITPRIALPPPTRTAYSRSSSFSQQSGVYSRSSSFDQQTSGASQQRSESLKQQKKPAAPKRPDTYASERALEDRILCPICMYKSKDLAFGCGHQAVYIHVHADLLRMREKFGALPSVPAEHNHEDQALLI, from the exons ATGGGGCAAAAGGACTCCAAGCCTTCACATGGATATGGCTACTCTTCTTATGATTACGGGAGTGCTTCATCGGGATACACCTCGAGAAACACTGGGAATTCGTCCTCCAGTTATAGCGTCAGGTACGCGCCTTCTTCGGAGAACAGTGTACAGCCGGAGACACATGCCAGGTTGCAGAGGAAGTATTCCAAGATCGGTGATGACTACCGTTCTTTGAGCCAG GTGACTGAAGCTTTGGCACAGGCAGGCCTTGAATCTTCAAATCTTATTGTAGGCATTGATTTTACAAAGAGCAATGAATGGACAG GTAAAATTTCCTTCAATCGCCGCTGCCTGCATGATATTGGAAACACTCCAAACCCATATGAGCAAGCTATATCTATTATTGGAAGGACACTTTCAGCatttgatgaagataatttgattCCCTGCTTCGGATTTGGTGACG CGTCAACTCATGATCAGGAGGTATTCAGCTTTTACCCAGAGAACCGCCCATGCAATGGATTTGAAGAGGCGCTAGACAGATACAGAGAAATCGTTCCAACTCTTCGATTAGCAG GACCTACATCTTTTGCGCCGATGATTGAGACAGCAATTGGAATTGTTGACAGCACTGGTGGTCAATATCATGTTCTTCTGATAATCGCCGATGGACAG GTTACCCGAAGTGTCGATACACAATCTGGACAGTTGAGTCCACAGGAGCGGGATACTATTGATGCAATAGTAAGAGCAAG CCAGTTCCCCCTGTCAATTGTTCTTGTCGGGGTTGGTGATGGACCATGGGACATGATGCACCAGTTTGATGACAATATACCTGCTCGGTCATTTGACAATTTCCAG ttTGTGAATTTCACGGAGATTATGTCGAAGAGCATAGCAGCTGACAGAAAGGAGGCAGAATTTGCATTGTCAGCGCTGATGGAAATCCCTACACAGTACAAAGCAACAATTGATCTCCAACTCTTAGG CCGTCGCCAAAGAATAACCCCAAGAATTGCTCTGCCACCACCAACAAGGACCGCGTATTCGCGGTCCAGTAGCTTTAGCCAACAGTCTGGTGTTTATTCGCGATCAAGTAGCTTTGACCAACAAACAAGTGGCGCCTCTCAGCAACGTTCTGAGAGCTTGAAACAGCAGAAGAAACCTGCAGCCCCGAAGAGACCTGACACTTATGCTTCAGAAAGAGCTTTAGAGGACAGAATT CTGTGCCCCATCTGCATGTATAAATCCAAGGACCTTGCATTTGGATGTGGACATCAG GCTGTTTACATACATGTGCATGCAGACTTGCTACGAATGCGGGAGAAATTTGGAGCGCTGCCCTCTGTGCCAGCAGAACATAACCACGAGGATCAGGCTCTACTGATTTGA
- the LOC103631276 gene encoding E3 ubiquitin-protein ligase RGLG2 isoform X2, with the protein MGQKDSKPSHGYGYSSYDYGSASSGYTSRNTGNSSSSYSVRYAPSSENSVQPETHARLQRKYSKIGDDYRSLSQVTEALAQAGLESSNLIVGIDFTKSNEWTGKISFNRRCLHDIGNTPNPYEQAISIIGRTLSAFDEDNLIPCFGFGDASTHDQEVFSFYPENRPCNGFEEALDRYREIVPTLRLAGPTSFAPMIETAIGIVDSTGGQYHVLLIIADGQVTRSVDTQSGQLSPQERDTIDAIVRASQFPLSIVLVGVGDGPWDMMHQFDDNIPARSFDNFQFVNFTEIMSKSIAADRKEAEFALSALMEIPTQYKATIDLQLLGRRQRITPRIALPPPTRTAYSRSSSFSQQSGVYSRSSSFDQQTSGASQQRSESLKQQKKPAAPKRPDTYASERALEDRILCPICMYKSKDLAFGCGHQTCYECGRNLERCPLCQQNITTRIRLY; encoded by the exons ATGGGGCAAAAGGACTCCAAGCCTTCACATGGATATGGCTACTCTTCTTATGATTACGGGAGTGCTTCATCGGGATACACCTCGAGAAACACTGGGAATTCGTCCTCCAGTTATAGCGTCAGGTACGCGCCTTCTTCGGAGAACAGTGTACAGCCGGAGACACATGCCAGGTTGCAGAGGAAGTATTCCAAGATCGGTGATGACTACCGTTCTTTGAGCCAG GTGACTGAAGCTTTGGCACAGGCAGGCCTTGAATCTTCAAATCTTATTGTAGGCATTGATTTTACAAAGAGCAATGAATGGACAG GTAAAATTTCCTTCAATCGCCGCTGCCTGCATGATATTGGAAACACTCCAAACCCATATGAGCAAGCTATATCTATTATTGGAAGGACACTTTCAGCatttgatgaagataatttgattCCCTGCTTCGGATTTGGTGACG CGTCAACTCATGATCAGGAGGTATTCAGCTTTTACCCAGAGAACCGCCCATGCAATGGATTTGAAGAGGCGCTAGACAGATACAGAGAAATCGTTCCAACTCTTCGATTAGCAG GACCTACATCTTTTGCGCCGATGATTGAGACAGCAATTGGAATTGTTGACAGCACTGGTGGTCAATATCATGTTCTTCTGATAATCGCCGATGGACAG GTTACCCGAAGTGTCGATACACAATCTGGACAGTTGAGTCCACAGGAGCGGGATACTATTGATGCAATAGTAAGAGCAAG CCAGTTCCCCCTGTCAATTGTTCTTGTCGGGGTTGGTGATGGACCATGGGACATGATGCACCAGTTTGATGACAATATACCTGCTCGGTCATTTGACAATTTCCAG ttTGTGAATTTCACGGAGATTATGTCGAAGAGCATAGCAGCTGACAGAAAGGAGGCAGAATTTGCATTGTCAGCGCTGATGGAAATCCCTACACAGTACAAAGCAACAATTGATCTCCAACTCTTAGG CCGTCGCCAAAGAATAACCCCAAGAATTGCTCTGCCACCACCAACAAGGACCGCGTATTCGCGGTCCAGTAGCTTTAGCCAACAGTCTGGTGTTTATTCGCGATCAAGTAGCTTTGACCAACAAACAAGTGGCGCCTCTCAGCAACGTTCTGAGAGCTTGAAACAGCAGAAGAAACCTGCAGCCCCGAAGAGACCTGACACTTATGCTTCAGAAAGAGCTTTAGAGGACAGAATT CTGTGCCCCATCTGCATGTATAAATCCAAGGACCTTGCATTTGGATGTGGACATCAG ACTTGCTACGAATGCGGGAGAAATTTGGAGCGCTGCCCTCTGTGCCAGCAGAACATAACCACGAGGATCAGGCTCTACTGA